In one window of Thermus oshimai DSM 12092 DNA:
- a CDS encoding phosphoribosyltransferase: MERLHLSWEDLLLLVRRLAERLQDQPFDLLLGVARGGLIPTALLAQALGARDILTAAVMFYEGEEPLPEPVFLQFPQDPLLFGKRVLVVDDVWDSGRTAFAVKERIRRAGGTPWVATLHFKPERNRVPDRPDFYAEETGAWVVYPWALEAWP, encoded by the coding sequence ATGGAGCGGCTCCACCTTTCCTGGGAGGACCTCCTCCTTCTGGTGCGCCGCCTGGCGGAGCGCCTGCAGGACCAGCCCTTTGACCTCCTCCTGGGGGTGGCCCGGGGCGGGCTCATCCCCACCGCCCTCCTGGCCCAGGCCCTGGGGGCGCGGGACATCCTCACCGCCGCGGTGATGTTCTACGAGGGGGAGGAGCCCCTGCCCGAGCCCGTCTTCCTCCAGTTCCCCCAGGACCCCCTCCTTTTCGGAAAGCGGGTCTTGGTGGTGGACGACGTCTGGGACTCGGGGCGCACGGCCTTCGCGGTGAAGGAAAGGATCCGCCGGGCGGGGGGGACACCCTGGGTGGCCACCCTGCACTTCAAGCCGGAAAGGAACCGGGTTCCTGACCGCCCGGACTTCTACGCGGAGGAGACAGGGGCCTGGGTGGTCTACCCCTGGGCCCTCGAGGCCTGGCCTTAG
- a CDS encoding PIN/TRAM domain-containing protein encodes MMGRLLFYLLFAYLGFRLSVGLEALGLLPQSAGLLSLNRLYLTLAGLLSGLLLAPRLEALLHPLRERLKNLPPEVPVALTLGATLGLLLAVLLTTLLAQVPGFSPYHSLLLALLLVGLFAYLALGYRDYLRLPQRPKGPGGKVLDTSVLVDGRLAEVAEVGFLEGPLYVPHFVLKELQHFADSPDALKRAKGRRGLETLERLKALVGLAVLEETPQGESVDEKLLFLARKLGAALVTNDLALLQMARIYGVKALSVQALAQALRPRLQVGDTLRLFILKEGKEPHQGVGYLEDGSMVVVDDGIAYRGQEIEVTITQAIQTQVGRLFFARPVER; translated from the coding sequence ATGATGGGGCGTCTCCTCTTCTACCTCCTCTTCGCCTACCTGGGCTTCCGGCTTTCGGTGGGCCTCGAGGCCTTGGGCCTCCTCCCCCAAAGCGCGGGCCTCCTCTCCCTAAACCGGCTTTACCTCACCCTGGCGGGCCTCCTCAGCGGCCTCCTCCTCGCCCCCAGGCTGGAGGCCCTCCTCCACCCCCTTCGTGAGCGGCTTAAGAATCTCCCCCCCGAGGTTCCCGTGGCCCTCACCCTGGGGGCCACCCTGGGCCTCCTCCTCGCCGTCCTCCTCACCACCCTCCTGGCCCAGGTGCCGGGGTTTTCCCCCTACCACAGCCTCCTCCTGGCCCTTCTCCTGGTGGGGCTTTTCGCCTATCTGGCCCTGGGCTACCGGGACTACCTGCGCCTGCCCCAAAGGCCCAAGGGCCCTGGGGGGAAGGTCTTGGACACCAGCGTCCTGGTGGACGGCCGCTTGGCGGAGGTGGCGGAGGTGGGCTTCCTGGAGGGCCCCCTCTACGTGCCCCACTTCGTCCTGAAGGAGCTCCAGCACTTCGCGGATAGCCCCGATGCCTTAAAGCGGGCCAAGGGCCGGCGGGGCCTGGAGACCCTGGAACGGCTTAAGGCCCTGGTGGGGCTCGCCGTCTTGGAGGAAACCCCCCAGGGGGAGAGCGTGGACGAAAAGCTCCTTTTTCTAGCCCGGAAGCTTGGGGCCGCCTTGGTGACCAACGACCTGGCCCTCCTGCAGATGGCCCGCATCTACGGGGTGAAGGCCCTCTCCGTCCAGGCCCTGGCCCAGGCCCTAAGGCCCAGGCTCCAGGTGGGGGACACCCTGAGGCTCTTCATCCTGAAAGAGGGCAAGGAGCCCCACCAGGGGGTGGGCTACCTGGAGGACGGCTCCATGGTGGTGGTGGACGACGGCATCGCCTACCGGGGGCAGGAGATCGAGGTGACCATCACCCAGGCCATCCAGACCCAGGTGGGCCGCCTCTTCTTCGCCCGCCCCGTGGAGCGCTGA
- a CDS encoding malate dehydrogenase, protein MKAPVRVAVTGAAGQIGYSLLFRIAAGEMLGKDQPIVLQLLEIPQAMKALEGVIMELEDCAFPLLAGIEASDDPKVAFRDADYALLVGAAPRKAGMERRDLLEMNGRIFTEQGRALAEVAKREVKVLVVGNPANTNALIAYKNAEGLDPRNFTAMTRLDHNRAKAQLSKKTGVPVDRIRKLAVWGNHSSTMFPDLFHAEVDGRPALELVDMEWYEKVFIPTVAQRGAAIIQARGASSAASAANAAIEHIRDWALGTPEGDFVSMAVPSRGEYGIPEDIVYSFPVTAKDGVYTVVEGLEITPFARERMEITARELLDEMEQVKALGLI, encoded by the coding sequence ATGAAAGCGCCCGTACGCGTAGCGGTGACCGGTGCCGCAGGACAGATCGGCTACAGCCTCCTCTTCCGCATCGCCGCGGGGGAGATGCTGGGCAAGGACCAGCCCATCGTCCTCCAGCTTCTGGAAATCCCCCAGGCCATGAAGGCCCTGGAAGGGGTCATCATGGAGCTGGAGGACTGCGCCTTCCCCCTCCTCGCGGGGATAGAGGCCAGCGACGACCCCAAGGTGGCCTTTAGGGATGCGGACTACGCCCTTTTGGTGGGGGCCGCCCCCAGGAAGGCGGGGATGGAACGGCGGGACCTCCTGGAGATGAACGGCCGCATCTTCACCGAGCAGGGCCGGGCCCTGGCGGAGGTGGCCAAGCGGGAGGTGAAGGTGCTGGTGGTGGGCAACCCCGCCAACACCAACGCCCTAATCGCCTACAAGAACGCGGAAGGGCTGGACCCCCGGAACTTCACCGCCATGACCCGGCTGGACCACAACCGGGCCAAGGCCCAACTCTCCAAGAAGACCGGGGTCCCGGTGGACCGCATCCGGAAGCTTGCGGTCTGGGGGAACCACTCCTCCACCATGTTCCCCGACCTCTTCCACGCGGAGGTGGACGGGAGGCCCGCCTTAGAGCTCGTGGACATGGAGTGGTACGAGAAGGTCTTCATCCCCACCGTGGCCCAGCGGGGGGCGGCCATCATCCAGGCCCGGGGGGCCTCCAGCGCGGCCAGCGCCGCCAACGCCGCCATCGAGCACATCCGGGACTGGGCCCTGGGGACCCCGGAGGGGGACTTCGTCTCCATGGCCGTGCCCTCGAGGGGGGAGTACGGCATCCCCGAGGACATCGTCTACTCCTTCCCCGTCACCGCCAAGGACGGGGTGTATACGGTGGTGGAGGGCCTGGAGATCACCCCCTTCGCCCGGGAAAGGATGGAGATCACCGCCCGGGAGCTTCTGGACGAGATGGAGCAGGTGAAGGCCCTGGGCCTCATCTAA
- the sucC gene encoding ADP-forming succinate--CoA ligase subunit beta, whose translation MNLHEYQAKEILARYGIPVPPGKVAYTPEEAKRIAEELGKRVVIKAQVHTGGRGKAGGVKLADTPSEAYEKAQAILGMNIKGFTVKKVLVAEAVDIAKEYYAGLILDRAQKRVVLMLSKEGGVDIEEVAAARPEAIHKFWIDPHKGFRPFEAREMVRKAGLEGNLNKLAQVLVNLYRAYEGVDASIAEINPLVVTAEGQVVAADAKIVLDDNALFRHPDLAELREVEAEHPLEVEASNYGFAYVKLSGNIGIIGNGAGLVMYTLDLVNRVGGRPANFLDIGGGAKADVVYNALKVVLKDPDVKGVFINIFGGITRADEVAKGVIRALEEGLLTKPVVMRVAGTAEEEAKKLLEGKPVYMYPTSVEAAKAIVAMVGGAA comes from the coding sequence TTGAACCTGCACGAGTATCAGGCCAAGGAGATCCTAGCCCGCTACGGCATCCCCGTGCCCCCGGGTAAGGTGGCCTACACCCCCGAGGAGGCCAAGAGGATCGCGGAGGAGCTGGGCAAACGGGTGGTCATCAAGGCCCAGGTCCACACGGGGGGGAGAGGAAAGGCGGGAGGGGTCAAGCTGGCGGACACCCCCAGCGAGGCCTACGAGAAGGCCCAGGCCATCCTGGGGATGAACATCAAGGGCTTCACCGTGAAGAAGGTCCTGGTGGCCGAGGCGGTGGACATCGCCAAGGAGTACTACGCCGGCCTCATCCTGGACCGAGCGCAAAAGCGGGTGGTCCTGATGCTCTCCAAGGAGGGCGGGGTGGACATCGAGGAGGTGGCCGCGGCGCGCCCCGAGGCCATCCACAAGTTCTGGATTGACCCCCACAAGGGCTTCCGCCCCTTTGAGGCCCGGGAGATGGTGCGGAAGGCGGGCCTCGAGGGCAACCTCAACAAGCTGGCCCAGGTCCTGGTGAACCTCTACCGGGCCTACGAGGGGGTGGACGCCTCCATCGCCGAGATCAACCCCCTGGTGGTGACCGCCGAGGGCCAGGTGGTGGCCGCGGACGCCAAGATCGTCCTGGACGACAACGCCCTCTTCCGCCACCCGGACCTCGCGGAGCTAAGGGAGGTGGAGGCGGAGCACCCCCTGGAGGTGGAGGCCAGCAACTACGGCTTCGCCTACGTGAAGCTCTCCGGCAACATCGGCATCATCGGGAACGGGGCGGGGCTGGTCATGTACACCCTGGACCTGGTGAACCGGGTGGGGGGCAGGCCCGCCAACTTCCTGGACATCGGGGGCGGGGCCAAGGCGGACGTGGTCTACAACGCCCTCAAGGTGGTCCTCAAGGACCCCGACGTGAAGGGGGTCTTCATCAACATCTTCGGCGGCATCACCCGGGCGGACGAGGTGGCCAAGGGGGTCATCCGCGCCCTGGAGGAGGGCCTTCTCACCAAGCCCGTGGTCATGCGGGTGGCGGGCACCGCGGAGGAGGAGGCCAAGAAGCTCCTGGAAGGCAAGCCCGTGTACATGTACCCCACATCGGTTGAGGCGGCCAAGGCCATCGTGGCCATGGTGGGAGGTGCGGCGTGA
- the radA gene encoding DNA repair protein RadA, with protein MAKSAYRCVECGYRTPKPLGRCPGCGAWGSFQEVQEAPKPGPKAPSPAPALLRLAEVGEGEEGRFSSGLGEVDRVLGGGLVPGEVVLLGGEPGVGKSTLLLEMAKRLEKRVYYLAGEESPAQIRLRARRLGLRDLLLLKETRLEPLLAFLEENPPEVLFVDSIQTLEAGGAPGSLVSVREATTALVRFAKATGTATLLVGHVTKEGVVAGPKAVEHAVDATLYLETAGVYRVLRSAKNRFGPVGELGVFRMEESGLLEVKNPSEAFLLERPTGVPGSAIALALAGERALALEVQALAAKTPFPAPRRVVQGLDGRRVDMVLAVLERRLGLPLSGLDLYVNLAGGLRVLDPGLDLPVALAVYSAVVGRPLPQDLAALGEVGLAAEVRSVVGLERRLKEGERAGFSRFLHPGNVRRLEEAVEAALG; from the coding sequence ATGGCCAAGAGCGCCTACCGCTGCGTGGAGTGCGGCTACCGCACCCCCAAGCCTTTGGGCCGCTGCCCGGGGTGCGGGGCCTGGGGGAGTTTTCAGGAAGTCCAGGAGGCCCCGAAACCGGGCCCCAAAGCCCCCTCCCCCGCCCCGGCCCTCCTCCGGCTTGCGGAGGTGGGGGAGGGGGAAGAGGGCCGGTTCTCCTCGGGGCTAGGGGAGGTGGACCGGGTCCTAGGGGGGGGCCTGGTGCCCGGGGAGGTGGTCCTCCTCGGGGGGGAGCCCGGGGTGGGCAAGAGCACCCTCCTCCTGGAGATGGCGAAGCGCCTAGAAAAGCGGGTCTACTACCTGGCGGGGGAGGAGTCCCCGGCCCAGATCCGCCTACGGGCCCGGCGGCTTGGGCTAAGGGACCTCCTCCTCCTCAAGGAAACCCGCCTCGAGCCCCTTCTCGCCTTCCTGGAGGAGAACCCCCCCGAGGTCCTCTTCGTGGACTCCATCCAGACCCTCGAGGCCGGTGGGGCGCCGGGAAGCCTGGTTTCGGTGCGGGAAGCCACCACCGCCCTGGTGCGCTTCGCCAAGGCCACCGGCACGGCCACCCTCTTGGTGGGCCACGTGACCAAGGAGGGGGTGGTGGCGGGGCCCAAGGCGGTGGAGCACGCGGTGGACGCCACCCTTTACCTGGAAACCGCCGGGGTCTACCGGGTCCTAAGGAGCGCCAAGAACCGCTTCGGCCCCGTGGGGGAGCTAGGGGTCTTCCGCATGGAGGAAAGCGGGCTTCTGGAGGTGAAAAACCCCTCGGAGGCCTTCCTTTTGGAAAGGCCCACGGGGGTTCCGGGGAGCGCCATCGCCCTGGCCCTGGCCGGGGAACGGGCCCTGGCCCTGGAGGTCCAGGCCCTGGCCGCCAAGACCCCCTTCCCCGCGCCTAGGCGGGTGGTGCAGGGGCTGGACGGGCGCCGGGTGGACATGGTGCTTGCGGTGCTGGAACGGCGGCTCGGCCTTCCCCTTTCCGGGCTGGACCTCTACGTGAACCTGGCCGGGGGGCTTAGGGTGCTGGATCCGGGCCTGGACCTCCCCGTGGCCCTGGCGGTGTATTCTGCCGTGGTGGGCCGCCCCCTCCCCCAGGACCTGGCCGCCCTCGGGGAGGTGGGCCTGGCCGCGGAGGTCAGGAGCGTGGTGGGGCTGGAGCGAAGGCTTAAGGAGGGGGAGCGGGCGGGGTTTAGCCGCTTCCTCCACCCTGGGAACGTGCGCAGGCTGGAGGAGGCGGTGGAGGCCGCCCTGGGATGA
- a CDS encoding glycine--tRNA ligase, with the protein MPASTLDELVALCKRRGFIFQGSEIYGGLQGTYDYGPLGVELKNNLKQAWWRRNVYERDDMEGLDASILTHRLVLHYSGHEATFADPMVDNRITKKRYRLDHLLKDQKPEVLARLYRAMEVEGEAGLHALVQAMMAAPERAGGAMTAAGVVDPATGEPGDWTPPRYFNMMFKTYVGPVEEEAALAYLRPETAQGIFINFKNVLDATSRKLPFGIAQIGKAFRNEITPRNFIFRVREFEQMEIEYFVRPGEDEYWHRYWVEERLKWWQEMGLSRENLVPYEQPKEELAHYAKATVDILYRFPHGLEELEGIANRTDFDLGSHTKDQEELGITARVLRNEHSTQRLAYRDPETGRWFVPYVIEPSAGVDRGVLALLSEAFTREELPSGEERIVLRLKPQLAPIKAAVIPLAKNRPEITDYAKRLKARLQALGLGRILYEDTGNIGKAYRRHDEVGTPFAITVDYDTIGQSKDGTTKLKDTVTVRDRDTMEQIRLHVDELEGFLREKLRW; encoded by the coding sequence ATGCCGGCCAGCACCCTTGACGAACTGGTGGCGCTTTGCAAGCGGCGTGGGTTTATCTTCCAGGGTTCGGAGATCTACGGGGGCCTTCAGGGCACCTACGACTACGGCCCCTTGGGGGTGGAGCTCAAGAACAACCTCAAGCAGGCCTGGTGGCGAAGGAACGTCTACGAGCGGGACGACATGGAGGGCCTGGACGCCAGCATCCTCACCCACCGCCTGGTCCTCCACTACTCGGGCCACGAGGCCACCTTCGCCGACCCCATGGTGGACAACCGCATCACCAAGAAGCGCTACCGCCTGGACCACCTCCTAAAAGACCAGAAGCCCGAGGTCCTGGCCCGGCTCTACCGGGCCATGGAGGTGGAGGGGGAGGCGGGCCTCCACGCCCTGGTGCAGGCCATGATGGCCGCCCCGGAGCGGGCTGGGGGGGCCATGACCGCGGCGGGGGTGGTGGACCCGGCTACGGGCGAGCCCGGGGACTGGACCCCGCCCCGCTACTTCAACATGATGTTCAAGACCTACGTGGGGCCGGTGGAGGAGGAGGCCGCCTTGGCCTACCTCCGCCCCGAGACCGCCCAGGGCATCTTCATCAACTTCAAAAACGTCCTGGACGCCACCAGCCGCAAGCTTCCCTTCGGCATCGCCCAGATCGGCAAGGCCTTCCGCAACGAGATCACCCCCAGGAACTTCATCTTCCGGGTGCGGGAGTTTGAGCAGATGGAGATCGAGTACTTCGTCCGCCCCGGGGAGGACGAGTACTGGCACCGCTACTGGGTGGAAGAACGGCTCAAATGGTGGCAGGAGATGGGCCTTTCCCGGGAGAACCTGGTCCCCTATGAGCAGCCCAAGGAGGAGCTCGCCCACTACGCCAAGGCCACGGTGGACATCCTCTACCGCTTCCCCCACGGCCTCGAGGAGCTGGAGGGCATCGCCAACCGCACGGACTTTGACCTGGGGAGCCACACCAAGGACCAGGAGGAGCTTGGGATCACGGCCCGGGTCCTCAGGAACGAGCACTCCACCCAGCGCCTGGCCTACCGCGACCCCGAGACAGGCCGCTGGTTCGTCCCCTACGTGATTGAGCCCTCCGCGGGGGTGGATAGGGGGGTCTTGGCCCTCCTCTCGGAGGCCTTCACCCGCGAGGAGCTTCCGAGTGGGGAAGAGCGCATCGTCCTCAGGCTCAAGCCCCAGCTTGCCCCCATCAAGGCCGCGGTCATCCCCCTGGCCAAGAACCGCCCCGAGATCACGGACTACGCCAAGCGCCTCAAGGCCCGCCTCCAGGCCCTGGGCCTCGGCCGCATCCTCTACGAGGACACGGGCAACATCGGCAAGGCCTACCGCCGCCACGACGAGGTAGGCACCCCCTTCGCCATCACCGTGGACTACGACACCATCGGCCAGAGCAAGGACGGCACCACCAAGCTCAAGGACACCGTCACCGTGCGGGACCGGGACACC
- a CDS encoding ATP-dependent Clp protease ATP-binding subunit, with protein MNRYDDRARLVFHYAREEGSRLGHSMIGPEHLLLGLMREGGTAARILQEYGASLEAMRRMVEELVGRGEGSRTGEPPAITPRARRVMELASAEARNMGAQVIGTEHILLGIIREGDGIAYRILTHFAKDIDAIRWRVLAMAEGREREKPVNTPFLDEYGRDLTKEAREGKLDPVIGRQEEINRVIQILARRTKNNPVLIGDPGVGKTAIVEGLAQAIVEGRVPPILRGARVVAIDLAGVVAGTKYRGEFEERLRQIIEELKNAKVIAFIDELHTLIGAGGAEGTLDAANIMKPALARGEIQVIGATTTGEYHRYIEKDAALERRFQPVIVLEPSPEETLEILKGLRPRYEAHHGVVIPDEVLELSVKIGIRSLPGRNFPDKAIDLIDEAASRVRLNASLGLPVAEEEDGTPVVTREDLEAVVDSWGGIYADDRDLEKLAHLEEELRKRVVGQEEAIRALANALRRAQVGLGGRTRVAASFLFVGQSGVGKTQLAKALAEVLFGSERALIRFDMSEFQEPHSISKLIGAPPGYVGYEQGGRLTEAVRRQPFSVVLLDEIEKAHPDIYNTFLQVLDEGRLTDGMGRTVDFRRVILIMTSNTGYNVGPAVGFTSREVDTESPLKALFTPEFLDRLDEVIRFRALTEEELVQVAGLMLEEIRKELKARDIEVTFAPEVARFVVEQAPKTGSARAVRGVIRERIEDPLALALLKKPEGRLHVTVEDGHLAFHEVEGEELSLV; from the coding sequence ATGAACAGGTACGACGACCGCGCCAGGCTGGTCTTTCACTACGCAAGGGAGGAGGGGAGCCGTCTAGGCCACTCCATGATCGGCCCGGAGCACCTCCTCTTGGGCCTGATGCGCGAGGGGGGGACCGCGGCCCGCATCCTCCAGGAGTACGGGGCGAGCCTCGAGGCCATGCGCCGCATGGTGGAGGAGCTGGTGGGCCGGGGCGAGGGGAGCCGTACGGGAGAACCCCCGGCCATCACCCCCCGGGCCCGGCGGGTCATGGAGCTGGCCAGCGCCGAGGCCCGCAACATGGGGGCCCAGGTCATCGGCACGGAGCACATCCTCCTCGGCATCATCCGCGAGGGGGACGGCATCGCCTACCGCATCCTCACCCACTTCGCCAAGGACATTGACGCCATCCGCTGGCGGGTGCTGGCCATGGCGGAAGGCCGGGAGCGGGAAAAGCCCGTGAACACCCCCTTCCTGGACGAGTACGGCCGCGACCTCACCAAGGAGGCCCGGGAAGGGAAGCTGGACCCGGTCATCGGGCGCCAGGAGGAGATCAACCGGGTCATCCAGATCCTGGCCCGGCGCACCAAGAACAACCCCGTGCTCATCGGCGACCCCGGGGTGGGCAAGACGGCCATCGTGGAAGGCCTGGCCCAGGCCATCGTGGAGGGCCGGGTCCCCCCCATCCTGCGGGGGGCCCGGGTGGTGGCCATCGACCTGGCGGGGGTGGTGGCCGGGACCAAGTACCGGGGGGAGTTTGAGGAGCGCCTGCGGCAGATCATAGAGGAGCTGAAAAACGCCAAGGTCATCGCCTTCATCGACGAGCTCCACACCCTCATCGGGGCCGGGGGGGCGGAGGGGACGCTGGACGCGGCCAACATCATGAAGCCCGCCCTGGCCCGGGGGGAGATCCAGGTCATCGGGGCCACCACCACCGGGGAGTACCACCGCTACATTGAAAAGGACGCGGCCCTGGAGCGGCGCTTCCAGCCGGTGATCGTGCTGGAGCCCTCCCCGGAGGAGACCCTGGAGATCCTAAAAGGCCTCCGCCCCCGCTACGAGGCCCACCACGGGGTGGTCATCCCCGACGAGGTGCTGGAGCTTTCGGTGAAGATCGGCATCCGCTCCCTTCCTGGGCGCAACTTCCCGGACAAGGCCATCGACCTCATCGACGAGGCGGCGAGCCGGGTGCGCCTCAACGCCTCCTTAGGCCTGCCCGTGGCCGAGGAGGAGGACGGCACCCCCGTGGTCACCCGGGAGGACCTCGAGGCGGTGGTGGACTCCTGGGGCGGGATCTACGCGGACGACCGCGACCTGGAGAAGCTGGCCCACTTGGAGGAGGAGCTCAGGAAGCGGGTGGTGGGCCAGGAGGAGGCCATCCGGGCCCTGGCCAACGCCCTGAGGCGGGCCCAGGTGGGCCTTGGGGGCCGGACCCGCGTGGCCGCCAGCTTCCTCTTCGTGGGCCAAAGCGGGGTGGGGAAAACCCAGCTGGCCAAGGCCCTGGCGGAGGTGCTCTTCGGCTCGGAACGGGCCCTCATCCGCTTTGACATGTCCGAGTTCCAGGAGCCCCACTCCATCTCCAAGCTCATCGGCGCACCCCCGGGCTACGTGGGGTACGAGCAGGGGGGCCGGCTCACGGAGGCCGTGCGCCGCCAGCCCTTCAGCGTGGTCCTCCTGGACGAGATTGAGAAGGCCCACCCCGACATCTACAACACCTTCCTGCAGGTCCTGGACGAGGGGCGCCTCACGGACGGGATGGGCCGCACCGTGGACTTCCGCCGGGTGATCCTCATCATGACCTCCAACACCGGCTACAACGTGGGCCCCGCGGTGGGCTTCACCTCCCGGGAGGTGGACACCGAGTCCCCCCTGAAGGCCCTCTTCACCCCCGAGTTCCTGGACCGGCTGGACGAGGTCATCCGCTTCCGGGCCCTTACGGAAGAGGAGCTGGTGCAGGTGGCCGGGCTCATGCTGGAGGAGATTCGGAAGGAGCTCAAGGCCCGGGACATCGAGGTCACCTTCGCCCCCGAGGTGGCCCGCTTCGTGGTGGAGCAGGCCCCCAAGACGGGGAGCGCCCGCGCGGTGCGGGGGGTGATCCGGGAGCGCATCGAGGACCCCCTGGCCCTGGCCCTCCTCAAGAAGCCGGAGGGGCGCCTCCACGTGACGGTGGAGGACGGGCACCTGGCCTTCCACGAGGTGGAGGGGGAGGAGCTGAGCCTCGTATGA
- the sucD gene encoding succinate--CoA ligase subunit alpha yields MILVNRETRVLVQGITGREGQFHTQQMLAYGTQVVAGVTPGKGGTEVLGLPVYDTVKEAVAHHKVDASIIFVPAPAAADAALEAAHAGVPLIVLITEGIPTLDMVRAVEEIKALGSRLIGGNCPGIISAEETKIGIMPGHVFKRGRVGLISRSGTLTYEAAAALSAAGIGTTTTVGIGGDPVIGTTFKDLLPLFNEDPETEAVVLIGEIGGSDEEEAAAWVKAHMKKPVVGFIGGRSAPKGKRMGHAGAIIMGNVGTPESKLRAFAEAGIPVADTIDEIVELVKKALG; encoded by the coding sequence GTGATCCTGGTGAACCGCGAAACCCGCGTCCTGGTCCAGGGCATCACCGGCCGGGAGGGGCAGTTCCACACCCAGCAGATGCTGGCCTACGGCACCCAGGTGGTGGCCGGGGTCACCCCGGGCAAGGGGGGCACGGAGGTCCTGGGCCTCCCCGTCTACGACACGGTGAAGGAGGCGGTGGCCCACCACAAGGTGGACGCCTCCATCATCTTCGTCCCCGCCCCCGCCGCCGCGGACGCGGCCCTGGAGGCGGCCCACGCGGGGGTGCCCCTCATCGTCCTCATCACCGAGGGCATCCCCACCCTGGACATGGTGCGGGCGGTGGAGGAGATCAAGGCCCTGGGGTCCCGGCTCATCGGGGGGAACTGCCCGGGGATCATCAGCGCCGAGGAGACCAAGATCGGCATCATGCCGGGCCACGTGTTCAAGCGGGGCCGGGTGGGCCTCATCAGCCGCTCGGGCACCCTCACCTACGAGGCGGCGGCGGCCCTCTCCGCCGCAGGGATCGGCACCACCACCACCGTGGGCATCGGGGGCGACCCGGTCATCGGCACCACCTTTAAAGACCTCCTTCCCCTCTTCAACGAGGACCCGGAGACGGAGGCCGTGGTCCTCATCGGGGAGATCGGGGGCTCGGACGAGGAGGAGGCCGCGGCCTGGGTGAAGGCCCACATGAAGAAGCCGGTGGTGGGCTTCATCGGCGGCCGCTCCGCCCCTAAAGGCAAGCGGATGGGCCACGCGGGGGCCATCATCATGGGGAACGTGGGGACCCCGGAGTCCAAGCTAAGGGCCTTCGCCGAGGCGGGGATCCCCGTGGCGGACACCATTGACGAGATCGTGGAGCTCGTCAAGAAGGCCCTGGGCTAA